In Hwangdonia lutea, a single window of DNA contains:
- a CDS encoding OmpA family protein: MTKRNIISLFVIALTFSGFAQDKAIKKATKKYEKFSYVKTSEVLLEVAEKGFESKDLFQKLGDSFYFNNKMEDASKWYGKLLNIYSDVDVEYYYRYAQTLKATKNYNDADKWMQKFAEAKSSDLRSKSFVSQPNYLNNIERLSEDLEIKNLDINSKYSDFGSNQYKNQLLFASSRGDGRNYKWNNQPFLDVYAAIRQEDGSYTNVKSFDNAVNTKFHESTPSFLPTEDIMYFTRNNYFRNQLKRDDEGINRLQMFRAKLQDDKTWGNIKPVHFNSASYSVAHPSVNTTGTKLYFASDMPGSIGNSDLYVVDIKQDGSLGEPINLSATINTEGQETFPYVNSHGDLYFASNGHPGLGGLDIFVIRGFEQSFDGNKSYSIENLGRPINSSMDDFGYYENLKTMEGFFTSNRASGKGDDDIYSFKVPECLQNMSGVIYDKKSNKILANANVVLFNAQGNKVSETVSNAEGNYSFSGLLKCQEQYSLRASKELYLTAEHRVYATNNRKEDLTQNMYLEIDDVAITQGTNLREALNLNPIYFDFDKANIRADAEIELQKVIAVLKKYPNIKIDVRSHTDSRATKNYNLELSSRRNVSTIDYIIKVGNISADRLTGKGYGESQLTNKCSDGVPCSEEEHQLNRRSDFIVMAN, encoded by the coding sequence ATGACAAAAAGAAATATAATATCACTATTTGTTATTGCATTAACTTTTAGTGGATTTGCACAAGATAAGGCTATAAAAAAGGCAACAAAAAAATATGAAAAATTTTCGTATGTTAAAACAAGTGAGGTTCTTTTAGAAGTAGCTGAGAAAGGATTTGAATCGAAAGATTTATTTCAAAAGTTAGGTGATTCTTTTTATTTTAATAATAAAATGGAGGATGCCTCAAAATGGTATGGTAAGCTATTAAACATTTATTCAGATGTCGATGTAGAGTATTATTACAGATATGCCCAAACTTTAAAAGCTACTAAAAACTATAACGATGCTGATAAATGGATGCAGAAGTTTGCAGAGGCAAAATCTTCAGATTTACGAAGTAAATCATTTGTATCACAACCTAATTACTTAAATAACATAGAACGTTTAAGTGAGGATTTAGAAATTAAAAATTTGGATATCAATTCCAAATATTCAGACTTCGGTAGCAATCAGTATAAAAACCAGTTGTTATTTGCCTCTTCTAGAGGAGATGGTAGAAACTATAAATGGAATAATCAGCCCTTTTTGGATGTATATGCGGCCATTAGGCAAGAAGACGGTAGTTACACCAACGTGAAAAGTTTTGATAACGCTGTTAATACAAAATTTCATGAATCTACACCTTCGTTTTTACCAACCGAGGACATCATGTATTTTACACGCAACAACTATTTTAGAAACCAACTAAAAAGAGATGATGAAGGTATCAATAGGCTTCAAATGTTTCGAGCTAAATTGCAAGATGATAAAACTTGGGGAAATATTAAACCAGTACACTTCAATAGTGCGAGCTATAGCGTAGCACATCCTTCGGTAAATACTACTGGAACTAAACTATATTTTGCCTCAGATATGCCTGGATCAATAGGTAACTCAGACTTGTATGTGGTAGATATAAAACAAGACGGAAGCTTAGGCGAACCTATAAACTTAAGTGCTACGATTAATACCGAAGGTCAAGAAACCTTTCCTTACGTAAATTCGCATGGAGATTTGTATTTTGCATCAAATGGACATCCAGGGTTAGGTGGTTTAGACATCTTCGTGATTAGAGGTTTTGAACAAAGTTTCGATGGAAATAAATCGTATTCAATAGAAAATCTCGGTCGTCCAATTAACAGCTCCATGGACGATTTTGGGTATTATGAAAACTTAAAAACGATGGAAGGCTTTTTTACTTCAAACAGAGCGAGTGGTAAAGGCGATGACGATATATATAGTTTTAAAGTACCTGAGTGCCTACAAAATATGTCTGGAGTGATTTATGATAAAAAGTCTAACAAAATACTAGCAAATGCTAACGTGGTTTTGTTTAATGCCCAAGGAAATAAAGTTTCAGAAACGGTATCTAACGCCGAAGGCAATTATTCATTTTCTGGATTATTAAAATGCCAAGAGCAATACTCATTAAGAGCTTCAAAAGAATTGTACCTTACTGCTGAACACCGAGTTTATGCAACAAATAATAGAAAAGAAGATTTAACACAAAACATGTATTTAGAAATTGATGATGTTGCAATTACTCAAGGTACAAATTTAAGAGAAGCTTTAAATCTTAATCCCATTTATTTTGATTTCGATAAAGCCAACATTAGAGCAGATGCCGAGATAGAGTTACAAAAAGTAATAGCAGTATTAAAAAAATATCCTAATATAAAAATCGATGTTAGGTCGCACACCGATAGTAGGGCAACTAAAAACTATAACCTAGAATTATCATCAAGAAGAAATGTTTCGACTATCGATTATATAATAAAGGTTGGAAATATTTCGGCCGATAGATTAACAGGAAAGGGTTATGGCGAAAGCCAATTAACCAATAAATGTAGTGATGGTGTACCCTGCAGTGAAGAGGAGCATCAATTAAATAGACGTAGCGATTTTATTGTTATGGCAAATTAA
- a CDS encoding DUF6249 domain-containing protein encodes MGSELIIIPIIFGAIFGVFYLYFSTRNKERLALIEKGADASIFVKGRTQTAPIWKVLILNLALLLMGIGIGIFLATALYNNTNLGEEVYPATIFLTAGASLFIGFNLTKNLDKE; translated from the coding sequence ATGGGATCAGAATTAATTATCATACCAATTATATTTGGTGCAATCTTCGGAGTATTTTATTTATACTTTTCAACACGTAATAAAGAACGTCTAGCCCTCATTGAAAAAGGTGCCGACGCCAGTATTTTTGTGAAAGGTAGAACCCAAACCGCTCCCATTTGGAAAGTGCTCATTTTAAATTTGGCATTGTTATTAATGGGTATTGGTATCGGCATATTTTTAGCTACAGCATTATATAACAACACGAATTTAGGGGAAGAAGTATATCCGGCAACAATTTTCTTAACAGCGGGCGCCTCATTATTTATCGGTTTTAATTTGACTAAAAACTTAGATAAAGAATAA
- a CDS encoding DEAD/DEAH box helicase, with the protein MSFKDLQLNKPLLRAIAEAGYDNPTLVQERTIPLVLDKKDVITSAQTGTGKTAAFALPILQLLFDKQDAPKKGKKIKALIVSPTRELAIQINDNFKLYGKNTNLRTTVIYGGTSIEPQKDVLKKGVDILIATPGRLLDLHKQDIINLDYVETLVLDEADLMLDMGFIDDVKKIERLCPDEKQILLFSATMPYKVEQLANTILKSPERIEVTPTSSAAKNVSQVLYYVPKRNKIELCLHLLRNTIKGNILIFRRTKFGVDKLEQTLTKNGYKVETIHGDKAQNLRQEALKKFKNGYVNILIATDVAARGIDINELDAVVNFDMPNVPETYVHRIGRTGRAGQTGMSYSLCSADEKSYVQKIQQLINVQIPIEENHPYPLDPKAKPIIHKSKKTGSKHKKGRKSAASKKKKKRWY; encoded by the coding sequence ATGTCATTTAAAGATTTACAACTTAACAAACCGCTTTTAAGAGCCATTGCCGAGGCCGGATACGACAACCCCACCTTAGTACAAGAACGTACCATTCCGCTTGTTTTAGATAAAAAAGATGTGATTACCTCGGCACAAACCGGCACCGGGAAAACGGCCGCATTTGCGTTACCCATTTTGCAATTATTGTTTGATAAACAAGATGCACCCAAAAAAGGAAAAAAGATTAAAGCGCTTATTGTGAGTCCCACACGCGAGTTAGCCATTCAAATTAATGACAATTTTAAGCTTTATGGCAAAAACACCAATTTACGCACTACGGTAATTTATGGCGGCACGTCTATCGAGCCCCAAAAGGATGTATTAAAAAAAGGCGTTGACATACTTATTGCTACCCCAGGGCGATTACTCGATTTGCATAAACAGGATATTATTAATTTGGATTACGTTGAAACTTTGGTTTTGGATGAAGCCGACCTCATGCTCGATATGGGCTTTATTGATGATGTTAAAAAGATTGAGCGTTTGTGCCCCGATGAAAAACAAATATTGTTGTTTTCGGCAACAATGCCCTATAAAGTCGAACAGCTTGCCAATACCATTTTAAAATCGCCCGAGCGCATTGAAGTTACCCCAACATCATCGGCCGCAAAAAATGTGAGTCAGGTGTTGTATTATGTGCCAAAACGCAATAAAATTGAGCTGTGTTTACACTTATTACGAAACACTATAAAAGGCAATATTTTAATTTTTAGACGAACCAAATTTGGCGTTGATAAATTAGAACAAACCCTTACAAAAAATGGCTATAAAGTTGAAACCATTCATGGCGATAAAGCTCAAAATTTAAGACAAGAGGCTTTAAAAAAGTTTAAAAATGGCTATGTAAATATTTTAATAGCAACCGATGTTGCGGCACGTGGCATTGATATCAATGAATTGGATGCCGTTGTAAATTTTGATATGCCAAATGTACCCGAAACTTATGTGCACAGAATTGGACGTACGGGTCGTGCCGGACAAACGGGCATGTCCTATTCATTGTGTTCTGCTGATGAAAAAAGCTATGTGCAAAAAATTCAGCAGTTAATAAATGTTCAAATTCCTATTGAAGAAAATCATCCATATCCTTTAGATCCAAAAGCGAAACCTATTATTCATAAATCTAAAAAAACAGGAAGCAAACATAAAAAAGGACGTAAAAGTGCAGCTTCGAAAAAGAAAAAGAAACGTTGGTATTAG
- a CDS encoding MOSC domain-containing protein produces the protein MKITSTNIAKPTTIVWNGKKTKTGIYKTPTNAPIYLEKETVKSDEVSDRNVHGGIYKACYLFSENQYDYWKKLYPHLDWNYGMFGENLTVKNLDETKLFIGDIYKIGEALVQVTQPREPCFKLGLRFGSQEVIQQFINYGFPGIYVRVLQEGFVQTGNSLKCMEHDKSSISIYDFFQLLYSKTKNLQHLKAVHNHKALPQKKRALLNRFIKNHIKQD, from the coding sequence TTGAAAATCACCTCAACAAACATAGCAAAACCAACTACCATTGTTTGGAACGGTAAAAAAACCAAAACCGGTATTTACAAAACACCAACCAATGCACCCATTTATTTGGAAAAAGAAACTGTTAAAAGCGATGAAGTTTCAGATAGAAACGTACACGGTGGCATTTATAAAGCCTGCTATTTGTTTTCGGAAAACCAATATGATTATTGGAAAAAGCTATATCCGCATCTAGATTGGAATTACGGCATGTTTGGTGAAAATTTAACCGTAAAAAACTTAGACGAAACCAAGCTATTTATTGGCGATATTTATAAAATTGGAGAAGCTTTGGTGCAAGTTACCCAACCTAGGGAGCCCTGTTTTAAATTGGGCTTAAGGTTTGGTTCGCAAGAAGTGATTCAACAGTTTATTAACTACGGTTTTCCCGGAATTTATGTTCGTGTTTTACAAGAAGGTTTTGTGCAAACAGGCAACAGCCTTAAATGTATGGAACACGATAAAAGCAGCATCAGTATTTACGATTTTTTTCAACTGCTTTATTCAAAAACCAAAAACCTACAACATTTAAAAGCGGTACATAACCATAAAGCCCTACCCCAAAAGAAAAGAGCGCTACTCAACAGGTTTATTAAAAACCACATAAAGCAGGATTAA
- the idi gene encoding isopentenyl-diphosphate Delta-isomerase: MKEEQVILVNEKDEQIGLMPKMEAHEKAVLHRAFSVFIFNDNNELMLQQRALHKYHTPGLWTNTCCSHQRDGESNIEAGKRRLMEEMGFITELKETASFIYKAPFDNGLTEHELDHIMVGHYNDEPNINPDEVASWKWMPLEDVKVDIALHPELYTAWFKIIFSKFYEHINLVDNEGNR; this comes from the coding sequence ATGAAAGAAGAACAGGTAATTCTTGTTAACGAAAAAGACGAACAAATAGGTTTGATGCCTAAAATGGAAGCCCATGAAAAGGCGGTGCTGCACCGTGCGTTTTCGGTGTTTATTTTTAATGACAACAATGAACTGATGCTACAGCAACGTGCCTTACATAAGTACCATACACCCGGACTTTGGACCAACACCTGCTGTAGTCACCAACGTGATGGGGAAAGCAATATTGAAGCTGGTAAACGCCGTTTAATGGAAGAAATGGGCTTTATAACGGAGCTAAAGGAAACCGCATCATTTATTTATAAAGCCCCGTTTGACAATGGCTTGACCGAACACGAATTAGACCATATTATGGTAGGGCATTACAATGATGAGCCAAACATAAACCCTGATGAAGTAGCATCGTGGAAATGGATGCCATTAGAAGATGTAAAAGTTGATATAGCTTTACATCCGGAACTTTATACCGCTTGGTTTAAAATTATTTTCAGTAAATTTTACGAACACATAAATTTAGTTGACAATGAAGGTAACCGTTAG
- a CDS encoding 6-pyruvoyl trahydropterin synthase family protein → MKVTVSRKAHFNAAHRLYNADWTDARNATVFGKCANPNYHGHNYELIVSVKGEIHPETGFVMDMKILKHLIETEIEEQFDHKNLNEEVTEFKTLNPTAENIAVVIYNKIKPKIEAHLDLEITLYETPRNFVSYSGE, encoded by the coding sequence ATGAAGGTAACCGTTAGTAGAAAAGCCCATTTTAACGCCGCGCACCGCTTGTACAATGCCGATTGGACCGATGCCAGAAACGCCACCGTTTTTGGTAAATGTGCCAACCCCAATTACCACGGGCATAATTACGAGCTCATTGTTTCCGTAAAAGGAGAGATACACCCGGAAACTGGATTTGTTATGGACATGAAAATCTTAAAACATTTAATTGAAACTGAAATAGAAGAGCAGTTTGACCATAAAAATTTAAATGAAGAGGTTACGGAGTTTAAAACACTAAACCCTACGGCAGAAAATATAGCCGTGGTGATTTACAATAAAATAAAACCAAAAATTGAAGCGCACTTAGATCTAGAAATCACCCTGTACGAAACGCCACGTAATTTTGTGAGTTACTCGGGGGAATAG
- a CDS encoding M15 family metallopeptidase encodes MKFYSSLFFLLISFLSFAQLPDGFTYVKDVITDLDVELRYNTANNFLGKPVDGYHSNKLILTTQTAQALKLVQEELQNKNLCLKVYDGYRPQEAVNHFVRWAKVLNDTINKSDFYPNVKKRNLFKAGYIASKSGHSRGSTVDLTIIDGNTGKPLDMGSPYDFFGQESWVDYKGITKKQKENRQLLQTVMLKHGFRNYSKEWWHFTLRYEPFPKTYFDFPIE; translated from the coding sequence ATGAAATTTTATTCAAGCCTCTTTTTTCTGCTAATTAGCTTTTTGTCTTTTGCGCAATTACCCGATGGGTTTACTTATGTTAAAGACGTGATTACCGATTTGGATGTAGAATTAAGGTACAACACCGCGAATAACTTTTTGGGAAAACCTGTGGATGGTTATCATTCAAATAAACTTATATTAACCACACAAACTGCGCAGGCTTTAAAATTGGTTCAAGAGGAGTTGCAGAATAAAAATTTATGCTTAAAGGTTTACGACGGGTACAGACCGCAAGAAGCTGTTAATCATTTTGTGCGTTGGGCTAAAGTTTTAAATGATACCATTAATAAATCTGATTTTTATCCGAATGTAAAAAAGAGAAATCTATTTAAAGCGGGATATATTGCCAGTAAATCGGGGCATAGTAGGGGCAGTACGGTAGATTTAACGATTATTGATGGCAATACCGGAAAACCTTTGGATATGGGAAGTCCATACGATTTTTTTGGGCAAGAATCTTGGGTAGATTATAAAGGAATCACCAAAAAACAAAAAGAAAACCGACAGCTTTTACAAACCGTTATGCTAAAACACGGGTTTAGAAACTATTCGAAAGAATGGTGGCATTTTACATTGCGATACGAACCATTTCCTAAAACATATTTTGATTTTCCTATTGAATAA
- a CDS encoding peptidyl-prolyl cis-trans isomerase, whose translation MKFKTLIFITAVLLATSCDYFKKTEEGEPVARVNESYLYYDDIKDLTTDATSKEDSTLLVQNFINNWATQQLFMDGAMLNLSEEQQDAYNKLVEQYKNDLYTKAYIEGLVKNNLDTTLNNDAAQAYYEKNKEAFKLNEELIKMRYVHVDENIINFKTIKEKFERFNLEDKKALDSMSIQFKSFSLNDSIWVRVNQVMSKIAVINPENKNELLKKSNFLQLKDSLGVYLMQINDVLLRNDTAPLEYVKPTIRQIVINKRKLELIRELKKDITKDAIKNKQFEIYN comes from the coding sequence TTGAAATTTAAAACCCTCATATTCATAACAGCGGTATTATTAGCAACCTCTTGCGATTATTTCAAAAAAACCGAAGAAGGCGAACCCGTTGCCCGAGTTAACGAAAGCTATTTGTATTACGACGATATTAAGGACCTAACCACCGACGCCACATCCAAAGAAGATAGCACATTATTGGTTCAGAATTTTATTAACAACTGGGCAACCCAACAGCTGTTTATGGATGGCGCGATGCTTAATTTAAGCGAGGAACAACAAGACGCATACAATAAATTAGTAGAGCAATATAAAAACGATTTATACACAAAAGCATATATCGAGGGTTTGGTGAAAAACAATTTGGATACCACGCTAAACAACGATGCTGCCCAAGCGTACTACGAAAAAAACAAAGAGGCTTTTAAATTAAATGAGGAGCTGATAAAAATGCGCTATGTGCATGTAGATGAGAATATCATCAACTTTAAAACCATTAAAGAGAAGTTTGAACGCTTTAATTTAGAAGATAAAAAAGCGCTGGATTCCATGTCCATTCAATTTAAATCTTTTTCGTTAAACGATTCCATTTGGGTGAGAGTCAATCAGGTTATGAGTAAAATAGCTGTGATAAACCCAGAAAATAAAAATGAACTGTTAAAAAAATCTAATTTTTTACAACTCAAAGATTCATTAGGAGTATATTTGATGCAAATTAATGATGTTTTGCTGCGTAACGACACTGCGCCGTTGGAATATGTTAAGCCAACCATTAGGCAAATAGTTATTAATAAAAGGAAGTTGGAACTTATTAGAGAATTAAAAAAAGATATTACAAAAGATGCTATTAAAAATAAACAATTTGAAATTTACAATTAA
- a CDS encoding RNA polymerase sigma factor: MTTNNDQDYINQIINGDTKAFSLLVDRYKDMVFTLALRMLKNREEAEEVAQDTFIKTYKSLHKFKGDSKFSTWIYKIAYNTCLDRIKKNKKHFNDVAIDEFTEHQIKTIDHALDKMEQKEYQKTIQDCLSLLPNDDGFLLTLYYFEAHTLEEISKIVGITANHVKVKIFRSRKKLATILKQKLEPEIIEYYERERR; the protein is encoded by the coding sequence ATGACCACCAACAACGATCAAGATTATATCAATCAAATTATTAATGGCGACACTAAAGCATTTTCACTTTTAGTTGATCGCTATAAAGACATGGTGTTTACTTTGGCGTTGCGCATGCTAAAAAATAGGGAAGAAGCCGAAGAGGTTGCGCAAGACACTTTTATTAAAACCTACAAATCGTTGCATAAGTTTAAAGGCGATTCTAAATTTTCAACGTGGATTTATAAAATCGCTTATAATACGTGTTTAGACAGAATTAAAAAGAACAAAAAGCATTTCAATGATGTTGCCATTGATGAGTTTACCGAGCATCAAATTAAAACCATAGACCATGCTTTAGATAAAATGGAGCAAAAAGAGTATCAAAAAACCATACAAGATTGCTTATCTTTATTGCCAAATGATGATGGTTTTTTGCTAACTCTGTATTATTTTGAAGCACATACTTTAGAAGAAATTTCTAAAATTGTTGGTATTACAGCCAATCATGTAAAAGTGAAAATATTTAGAAGCCGGAAAAAGTTAGCAACTATTTTGAAGCAAAAATTAGAACCTGAAATAATTGAGTATTATGAAAGAGAACGACGATAA
- a CDS encoding peptidylprolyl isomerase — protein sequence MKLKLLSTLLLTAVVFNLNAQSDAGEVLFTVDNDPVYVSEFLRVYNKNLDLVQDESQKDVDEYLTLFTNYKLKLKEAKTLKLHKKPSYLRELNTYKKQLAKNFIYDNKVTDALVEEAYDRISYDIKANHILIKIPENANPQDTLVAFNTISKLRDRALNEGFETVRKEVHNGKSVFGEALGYFSGFRMVYKFENAAFNTEVGEISQPFRTRFGYHIVHVLDKRKSRGECTVAHIMIGIKQNDTLSENPESRIQDIYKKLNQGEDFEALAKQFSEDNNSASRGGLLASFSSGQLSSPEFEEVAFNLNEVGDVSEPFKTKYGWHIVKLHAKKSTPTFEAIKSELEAKVKRDERSKLIDAALYAKLKAKYQIDEEQPALAYFVSILNDEYFKNTWKLPSDFKGNSTLVKIGNQQFTFKDFGDYLEKTQRGTNPKSTFKTIVSEKYDTFLNTRLVLYQENHLEEENEEFAHIVNEYRDGLLLFDLMESTIWNTAKSDSLETRNYYNANKEKYVFPKRVDAIVASSTNQRVLKKVAKLLKQNMDLEVIKNLVNNNGEVHVVFTSGIMDANHQALPDNFEFSKGISKIYKHNKAYIVANVKDVLPKKLKTFEEAKGLIINDYQAYKEERWVNDLKAKYTVNVNQNALERVRNQIKN from the coding sequence ATGAAATTAAAACTTCTTTCAACTTTACTATTAACAGCCGTAGTATTTAACTTAAATGCGCAATCTGACGCCGGAGAGGTGCTTTTTACGGTTGATAACGACCCTGTTTATGTGTCGGAATTTTTGAGGGTTTACAATAAAAACCTCGATTTGGTTCAAGATGAATCTCAAAAGGATGTTGATGAATACTTAACGTTGTTCACCAATTATAAGCTGAAGCTAAAGGAAGCTAAAACCTTGAAGCTCCACAAAAAACCATCATATTTAAGAGAGCTGAATACCTATAAAAAACAATTGGCCAAAAACTTTATTTACGATAATAAAGTAACTGATGCCTTGGTTGAAGAGGCTTACGATAGAATATCTTACGACATAAAAGCCAATCATATTTTAATTAAAATACCCGAAAACGCTAATCCGCAAGATACTTTGGTGGCGTTTAATACCATAAGTAAATTAAGAGACAGGGCTTTAAACGAAGGTTTTGAAACCGTGAGAAAAGAAGTGCACAACGGTAAATCTGTTTTTGGTGAAGCCTTGGGCTATTTTTCGGGGTTTAGAATGGTTTATAAATTCGAAAATGCTGCATTTAATACCGAGGTTGGCGAGATTTCGCAACCTTTTAGAACCCGTTTTGGATATCATATTGTACATGTTTTGGACAAGCGCAAATCGAGAGGCGAGTGTACCGTAGCACACATTATGATTGGGATTAAGCAAAATGATACTTTAAGCGAAAACCCAGAAAGCAGAATACAGGATATTTATAAAAAACTAAATCAAGGTGAAGATTTTGAAGCGTTGGCAAAACAGTTTTCAGAGGATAATAACTCAGCATCAAGAGGTGGGTTGTTAGCGTCTTTTTCAAGCGGACAATTGAGTTCGCCAGAGTTTGAAGAGGTGGCTTTTAATTTGAATGAGGTTGGCGATGTATCGGAACCTTTTAAAACAAAATACGGTTGGCACATAGTTAAGCTGCACGCTAAAAAATCAACGCCTACTTTTGAAGCTATTAAGTCGGAATTGGAAGCCAAGGTAAAGCGCGACGAGCGATCAAAATTAATTGATGCGGCTTTGTACGCTAAGTTAAAGGCCAAGTATCAAATTGATGAAGAGCAACCTGCTTTAGCTTATTTTGTTTCTATTTTAAACGATGAATATTTTAAAAACACATGGAAACTTCCATCGGATTTTAAAGGCAATTCAACTTTAGTTAAAATAGGCAATCAGCAATTTACCTTTAAGGATTTTGGTGATTATTTGGAAAAAACGCAACGCGGAACCAACCCAAAATCGACATTTAAAACCATCGTTTCAGAAAAATACGACACCTTTTTAAATACCCGATTAGTGCTTTATCAAGAAAATCATTTGGAAGAAGAAAACGAAGAATTTGCACACATTGTTAACGAGTACCGTGATGGTTTATTACTGTTCGATTTAATGGAAAGCACCATTTGGAATACCGCAAAATCAGATTCATTGGAAACTCGAAATTACTACAATGCCAATAAAGAAAAATACGTGTTTCCAAAACGCGTTGATGCCATTGTAGCCTCGTCTACCAACCAAAGAGTATTAAAAAAGGTAGCGAAGTTGTTAAAGCAAAATATGGATTTGGAAGTCATAAAAAATCTGGTAAATAACAATGGCGAAGTTCATGTGGTTTTTACATCCGGAATTATGGATGCCAACCATCAAGCGCTTCCGGATAATTTTGAATTTTCAAAAGGCATTTCTAAAATTTACAAACACAATAAAGCTTATATTGTTGCTAATGTAAAAGACGTATTGCCAAAAAAGTTAAAAACTTTCGAAGAGGCAAAGGGCTTAATTATTAACGATTATCAGGCTTATAAAGAAGAGCGTTGGGTAAACGATTTAAAAGCGAAGTACACTGTAAATGTTAACCAAAACGCCCTGGAAAGAGTAAGAAATCAAATTAAAAATTAA
- a CDS encoding DUF4369 domain-containing protein produces MKRLSLLTLLVLTVSCAKQPDLTVKTHIKGLKKGTVYLKKVKDTALITVDSIQINGNAEFELYSNLESPEVFYLYLNKNTNEDDAIAFFADKGITEINTTLKNFVFDAKIKGAVQQAKWEEYQKMISKLNNRNLDLIKEKFEAQMENDTSKIKAIDNEYNSLLKRKYLFTVNFAINNKDSEVSPYLALTEIYNARINFLDTINNSLTPKVKASKYGKQLQVFIDEIKEADKNN; encoded by the coding sequence ATGAAAAGACTGTCGCTTTTAACCCTACTTGTTTTAACCGTTTCGTGTGCCAAACAACCCGATTTAACTGTTAAAACACATATAAAAGGCTTAAAAAAAGGAACTGTATATCTTAAAAAAGTAAAAGACACAGCACTTATAACTGTAGATTCGATACAAATTAATGGAAATGCTGAATTTGAATTATACAGTAATTTAGAATCTCCAGAAGTGTTTTACCTATACTTAAACAAAAACACCAATGAAGATGATGCTATTGCTTTTTTTGCAGATAAAGGCATTACCGAAATTAACACCACACTTAAAAACTTTGTTTTTGATGCCAAAATTAAAGGCGCTGTACAACAAGCTAAGTGGGAAGAATATCAGAAGATGATTTCTAAACTTAACAATAGAAATTTAGATTTGATAAAAGAGAAGTTTGAAGCTCAAATGGAAAACGATACTTCAAAAATTAAGGCTATTGACAATGAATATAATAGCCTATTAAAACGAAAATACTTATTTACGGTTAATTTTGCTATAAACAATAAAGATAGTGAAGTATCACCTTACCTAGCCTTAACAGAAATTTACAATGCACGAATTAATTTTTTAGATACCATTAATAATTCCTTAACCCCGAAAGTAAAAGCTTCAAAATACGGAAAACAATTACAGGTTTTTATTGACGAAATAAAAGAAGCCGATAAAAACAATTAA